One Streptomyces sp. RPA4-2 genomic window carries:
- a CDS encoding lamin tail domain-containing protein, giving the protein MSASVTVRRLAAAAVTVAAVAGASALPASAADHAPRHRAAVQISNVHYDSPDRHHRSNLNDEWVAITNTTRQTVNLDRWTLSDRDGRTYTFHHYRLGGRATVRVHTGIGRDTFRDLFQDRRNSVWDRRADSATLRNDHRRLVDTVTWGGHRGGGHGGGHH; this is encoded by the coding sequence ATGTCCGCATCTGTGACTGTCCGTCGTCTTGCCGCTGCCGCGGTGACCGTGGCCGCGGTGGCGGGGGCGTCGGCGTTGCCGGCGTCCGCGGCCGACCATGCTCCGCGGCACCGGGCGGCGGTGCAGATCAGTAATGTGCACTACGACTCTCCGGACCGTCACCACCGTTCGAACCTGAACGACGAGTGGGTGGCCATCACCAACACCACGCGTCAGACGGTGAATCTGGACCGGTGGACGCTGTCGGACCGTGACGGGCGTACGTACACGTTCCACCACTACCGTCTGGGCGGCCGGGCGACCGTGCGGGTCCACACCGGTATCGGCCGCGACACCTTCCGCGACCTGTTCCAGGACCGTCGCAACTCGGTGTGGGACAGGCGTGCCGACAGTGCGACCCTGCGCAACGACCACCGTCGCCTCGTCGACACGGTCACCTGGGGCGGCCACCGCGGCGGCGGCCACGGCGGCGGCCACCACTGA